The genome window ACCGTAGAACGGTTTAGAACCTGAGCGCTGTTGCTGATTGACAAAATGCTTAACAGTGATATTGCCCAAGCGATAACCGCTGGTCCGGTTCATGGCCGGAAAACTGAAATAATTAGCGGTGGTCGAAGCTAAACGCAGTGCCAGATCACCCTCATTGCTGAAAATATAGGCTTCTTCAAAACGGCGCAGGGACGAACGTAGAAAATTGGCACGCCTGGGCATGATGGTCTCCACGGGGATGTCAGGCGCAACCAAAACTAGACGGCCCAGACTAAATACGCGACCGATTGCTGATGAAGGTGACTTATCAGGATTAACGATACTGAGGTTTCCAATCGAACGGGTATCAAATACATCTGATAAAATCCGAATCGCATTGGTTACGACAAAGCAACCCATGCTGTGACCGATAAAGGTCAGTTTGAGGCGTTTGCGGTCTTGAGAGCCTGGGTCTGGCTGAATTTTCCATTGCTCTTCTGTCAGTTTGGACTGTTCGAATACCGCCTGGTCTAGTTGCCGAATTAACTCAACTAAGTCTGGAACTCCAAAGTTGGCAGCTCGATAGGAATCACGGAAATAAGTGACCAAACGCAGGACAACCAGCATCAGAATTAATGAGAAGCCGGTCACGAACAGGAGCAAGGGAATGACTAGTAACAGAAAGGGCTTCAGGACTAGAAATGCTATCAGTGTGAGAGCACTACCAACTAATCTACCCCACAACATGCCACTAGGCAGAGAGGGTAGAGCTTTGACTGCATTGCTCAGATTCCTAGAGAAGGGGCTAGATGCATCACCCGCTGGGTTTTCTGAGGGCCAACGATAGCCGATAAACACTCGTCCCTTAGACTTGTCAATGTTCACATCATTATTGATGTAATCGTAAATGCTTTTATACCAGGCTTGCACGTCAGAAAATCTGGAGCTGTAGCCATGAATCGCAATGACTAGTTCTGGTGTTTCGTCCTTCCATAAATGTCTGGCGATCTGCTGAATCTGAGTTTCTGCTTCCGCCTTGGGCTGATCCTCTGCTATCTCAAAGATCGCAGCATCTGGCAGTGCGGGATAGACCTGCGTTGCATCGACATTAACGGGAGCGGTGCTGAGCGCAAGATAGCCTGGAATCGTCTGGTCACTTCGAGCTCTAAATTTATAGAGATCGAAGAGAGGAATGTCAG of Leptolyngbya sp. FACHB-261 contains these proteins:
- a CDS encoding alpha/beta hydrolase; the protein is MQLISHTDIPLFDLYKFRARSDQTIPGYLALSTAPVNVDATQVYPALPDAAIFEIAEDQPKAEAETQIQQIARHLWKDETPELVIAIHGYSSRFSDVQAWYKSIYDYINNDVNIDKSKGRVFIGYRWPSENPAGDASSPFSRNLSNAVKALPSLPSGMLWGRLVGSALTLIAFLVLKPFLLLVIPLLLFVTGFSLILMLVVLRLVTYFRDSYRAANFGVPDLVELIRQLDQAVFEQSKLTEEQWKIQPDPGSQDRKRLKLTFIGHSMGCFVVTNAIRILSDVFDTRSIGNLSIVNPDKSPSSAIGRVFSLGRLVLVAPDIPVETIMPRRANFLRSSLRRFEEAYIFSNEGDLALRLASTTANYFSFPAMNRTSGYRLGNITVKHFVNQQQRSGSKPFYGIVNPRLADGNFEDPYQYLEVRASKREHKALREIRSASGSKPVANLFTYFDCTDYRELTQNSAKQGHSTGVVSYALGKPVLQLWDYIALSVAFFALNLDVHGGYFRGQFSQQAIYQLAFLGFQEFLNALTGSDQTPEQQLQVLSEACQQKGIQVVLAPERYQVDLLGQKRDRSGY